One genomic region from Rattus norvegicus strain BN/NHsdMcwi chromosome 10, GRCr8, whole genome shotgun sequence encodes:
- the Cnot8 gene encoding CCR4-NOT transcription complex subunit 8 isoform X1 — MPAALVENSQVICEVWASNLEEEMRKIRETVLSYSYIAMDTEFPGVVVRPIGEFRSSIDYQYQLLRCNVDLLKIIQLGLTFTNEKGEYPSGINTWQFNFKFNLTEDMYSQDSIDLLANSGLQFQKHEEEGIDTLHFAELLMTSGVVLCDNVKWLSFHSGYDFGYMVKLLTDSRLPEEEHEFFHILNLFFPSIYDVKYLMKSCKNLKGGLQEVADQLDLQRIGRQHQAGSDSLLTGMAFFRMKELFFEDSIDDAKYCGRLYGLGTGVAQKQNEDVDSAQEKMSILAMINNMQQ; from the exons ATGCCTGCGGCACTTGTAGAAAACAGTCAGGTCATCTGTGAGGTGTGGGCCAGCAATCTTGAGGAGGAGATGCGGAAGATCCGGGAGACTGTCCTCAGCTACAGCTACATCGCCATG GACACAGAGTTTCCAGGTGTTGTTGTACGACCGATTGGTGAATTTCGAAGCTCCATAGATTACCAGTATCAGCTTTTGCGGTGCAATGTTGACCTTCTAAAAATCATCCAGCTGGGCCTTACATTCACAAATGAGAAGGGGGAGTACCCTTCTGGAATCAACACGTGGCAGTTCAACTTCAAGTTCAACCTGAC AGAGGACATGTACTCCCAGGATTCCATAGACCTGCTAGCCAACTCAGGGCTGCAGTTCCAGAAGCACGAGGAGGAAGGGATCGATACGTTGCACTTTGCAGAGCTGCTTATGACGTCGGGAGTGGTCCTCTGTGACAACGTCAAGTGGCTTTCATTTCACAG TGGTTATGATTTTGGCTACATGGTGAAGCTGCTCACGGATTCTCGCCTGCCAGAAGAAGAGCACGAGTTTTTTCACATCCTGAATCTTTTCTTCCCATCCATTTATGATGTGAAATACCTGATGAAGAGCTGCAAAAATCTTAAG GGAGGCCTTCAGGAGGTGGCTGATCAGTTGGATTTGCAGAGGATTGGAAGGCAGCATCAAGCAGGCTCAGACTCTCTGCTGACAGGGATGGCTTTCTTCAGGATGAAAGAG CTATTCTTTGAGGACagtattgatgatgccaagtattgtGGGCGCCTCTATGGCCTGGGCACAGGAGTGGCCCAGAAGCAGAATGAGGATGTGGACTCTGCCCAGGAGAAGATGAGCATCTTGGCCATGATCAACAACATGCAGCAGTGA